A stretch of DNA from Poecile atricapillus isolate bPoeAtr1 chromosome 28, bPoeAtr1.hap1, whole genome shotgun sequence:
ATTCCCCCATCCCGACCCCGCCATTCCCGCCATTCCCACTCTTTTCCAAACCCCGTTATTCCCCCATCCCGACCCCGCCGTTGTTCCCGCTCTTCCCCCGGCAGACGCCTGCGGGCTGTCGGACGCGGCGCACGTGGAGACGCTGCAGGAGAAGGCGCAGGTGGCCCTGACGGAATACGAGCGCTCCCAGTACCCCTCGCAGCCCCAGCGCTTCGGCCGCCTCCTGCTGCGGCTCCCGGCCCTGCGCGCCGTCCCCGCCTCCCTCATCTCCCAGCTCTTCTTCATGCGCCTCGTGGGGAAGACGCCCATCGAGACACTGATCCGGGACATGCTGCTGTCCGGCAGCACCTTCAACTGGCCCTACGGGGCCGGACAATAGGGGACGGACGCTCCCGCAGCGGGAATGCCGGATTCGGGATCGGCCGCTCCCCGCGGGAATGGGGGCGCGGCCCACGGGGTGGGGCCCGGAGAGCGGCGGGGTTGGCGCCAAAGGTTTTTGGGGTCATGGTGTTGTCCCAAAGTTTCCGGATTCTGAAAGGTTTTGGAGGCGTGGGGTTGTCCCAAAAGGTTTTGGGATTCTGAAAGGTTTTTGGGGTCATGGTGTCCCAAAGTTTCCGGATTCTGAAAGGTTTTGGAGGCGTGGGGTTGTCCCAAAAGGTTTTGGGATTCCAAGAAGTTTTGGGGTCCTGGTGTTGTCCCAAAAGATTTTGGGATTCCAAGAAGTTTTGGGGTCCTGGCATTGTCACCAACAGTTTTGGGGTCCTGGTGTTGTCCCAAAATGTTTCGGGATTCTGAAAGGTTTTGGAGGCGTGGGGTTGTCCCAAAAGGTTTTGGGATTCTGAaaggtttttggggtcctggtGTTGTCCCAAAATTTCAGGATTCTGAAAGATTTTCGAGCCGTGGGGTTGTCCCAAAAAGTTTGGGGATTCCAAAAGGTTTTCGGGTCCTGGCATTGTCCCAAAAGGTTTTGGGATTCCGGGAAGTTTTGGAACCGTGGGGTTGTCCCAAAAGGTTTTGGAGCCGTGGGGTTGTCCCAAAATGTTTTGGGATTCCAagaggttttggggtcctggCATTGTCACCAAGAGTTTTGGGGTCCTGGCATTGTCCCAAAATGTTTTGGGATTCTGAAAGGTTTTGGAGCCATGGTGTTGTCCCAAAAAGTTTTGGGATTCCAAAAGGTTTTGGGGTCCTGGCATTGTCCCAAAAGGTTTTGGGATTCCAAGAAGTTTTGGAGGCATGGTGTTGTCCCAAAAGGTTTTGGGATTCCAGGAAGTTTTGGAACCGTGGGGTTGTCCCAAAAGGTTTTGGGATTCCAAGAAGTTTTGGGGTCCTGGCATTGTCACCAAGAGTTTTGGGGTCCTGGTGTTGTCCCAAAATGTTTCGGGATTCTGAAAGGTTTTGGAGGCGTGGGGTTGTCCCAAAAGGTTTTGGGATTCCAGGAAGTTTTGGAGCCACGGGGTTGTCCCAAAAGGTTTTGGAGCCGTGGTGTTGTCCCAAAAAGTTTTGGGATCCCAAAAGGCTTTGGGGTCCTGGTGTTGTCCCAAAAAGTTTTGGGATTCCAGGAAGTTTTGGAGTCGTGGGGTTGTCCCAAAAAGTTTTGGGATCCCAAAAGGTTTTGGGGTCCTGGCATTGTCACCAAGAGTTTTGGGGTCCTGGTGTTGTCCCAAGAAGTTTGGGGATTCCAAAaggttttggggtcctggaATTGTCCCAAAAGGTTTTGGGATTCCAAGAGGTTTTGGGGTCTTGGCATTGTCACCaagagttttggggtcccagcgTTGTCCCGAaatgttttggggttccaaAAGGTTTTTGGTGTCCTGGAATTGTCACCAAGAATTTTGGGGTCGTGACATTGTCCCAAAaggttttggggtcctggtGTTGTCCCAAGAAGTTTTGGGATTCCAAAAGGTTTTGGGGTCGTGGCATTGTCCCAAAAATTTCTGGGATCCCAAAAAGTTTTGGGGTCGTGGTGTTGTCCCCAAAGatggaggggacacagagagggGGACAGAGCCACCCCCCCACACCGGGAtttcgggatttgggatttcaggattttgggatttcaggattttgggatttcaggattttgggattccaggACGATTCCCGGCCGATGGAATCCTCGCTCCGCCATATAAACTCATTAATTAACGCCAATTAAAGACATTTCCTACAACCCCAGGCGCTCTGGATTTGGGATCCGGCGGAAAAATTGGAATTGGGGAGATCAAAGCCACCCCAAAAATAGGGAACACTCCATAAAAATCCcgaatttgggatttttttgggggaaaaatggggatttcagGGGTTCTTCTtcactttggggttttttttttggggggacaaatcccactgggaagagctggagcaatgggatggggggatttgggatttgggtttttcttcccaaggtttggggggatttggggttttcctggaggaatttggggtttcttttcccAAGGTTTGGAGGAGGAGTTTAGGATTTCTCTTCCTGaacagagggatttgggatttcctTCCCAAAGTGgagagatttgggatttttcaccCAAAGTTtgtgaggatttggggttcccctTCCaaaattgtgagggatttggggtttcttttcccaaatttggggggatttggggtttctctTCCAAGGTTTcgagggggatttgggatttcttttccaaagtgaaaggatttggggttcccctTCCAAaattgggtggattttggggttcctttAATCAggtttgagggatttgggatttctctcccaaatctgggagggatttgggatttcctTTCCAAAGTGAAGAGATTTGGGatttctctcccaaatttgggggggatttgggatttcctTTCCGAAGTGAAGAGATTTGGGatttctctcccaaatttgggggggatttgggatttcctTTCCGAActgaagggatttttgggatttcttttcccaaggttgagggatttggggttcccctCCCAAAtcttgggggattttggggttccttgTTTCaagctgggagggatttgggatttctctCCCAAAGTGGAAAGATTTGGGATTTCTCTCCCAAATTTTGCgggaatttggggttgtttttcccaaactgggagggatttgggattttcccctccaaaactgggagggttttttgggggggggggtcccttCCTAAATTTCAGGGAATTTCAACCTCCTCATTTCACCCCGACCCCAAATTAAAATCAACAATTACACTTcatttattacaaaaaaaaacccccaattaaaatattacacaattcccatcattcccaccATTTccctagaaaatattttaggatttggggggtccccccccaaagaaaaaattaacaaaccccaaaagggttttttttttgtcccccaaacccccaatttaagacccccaaaacccctttaaGGCAACCAGGGGGGTGCAAACCCCataaaaaaaaccttatttACAACCAGGGCAAGgcactgggggggtcccagaggattttggggacatttggggacattttagGGTGTGGGGGGGGGTCACACCACCATCCCCCCCAATTCTGGCACCCCCAAAacgaggaattttggggttttttaacagcaaaaaaaggcacaaaagtcTTTGGAGagggggatgggggagggggggatgggtttttttttggggatgtcccccccccccaaaatgtcccttttttgggtttttttttttggggtcaCCCCCGGAGTTTGTCGTAGTCGCTCACCATCCTCTTGATGTGGAAGAGTTTGTTCCGGAGGGTTTTGGattcctgttttttctcctggtaTTCCGGGctctggggaggatttggggacgTTCAGGGGACGtttggggacacggggcaggggaggggggggtgACACcaaaaaaggagagggaaacgCCAAAAGTCCCAAAACTCACCCGTTTCAGGTCCTTGAGGTGGTTGTACTCCTCGGCCAGGgcctgtggggacagcagggtcagggacagaggggacaggaggggacaggaggggacaatggggacaatggggacagcggggtcagggacagaagggacaggaggggacagggacagaggggacaatggggacaatggggacagcggggtcagggacagaggggacagaggggacaatggggacaatggggacagcggggtcagggacagaggggacaggaggggacaatggggacaggaggggacaatggggacaggaggggacaggggggacaggagggacaggaggggacagaggggacaatggggacagagggacaatggggacaggaggggacaggggggacaatggggacaggaggggacaatggggacaggaggggacaatggggacaatggggacaatggggacaggagggacaatggggacaggaggggacaatggggacaatggggacaatggggacaggaggggacaatggggacagtggggacaatggggacaggaggggacagaggggacaatggggacagggggggacaatggggacaggaggggacaatggggacagaggggacaatggggacagcggggtcagggacagaggggacagaggggacagggacagaggggacaggaggggacaatggggacagtggggacaatggggacaatggggacaggaggggacaatggggacagaggggacaatggggacaggaggggacaatggggacagtggggtcagggacagaggggacagaggggacaggaggggacaatggggacaggaggggacaatggggacagcgggatcagggacagaggggacaggaggggacaggaggggacaatggggacaggaggggacaatggggacagaggggacaggaggggacaggaagggacaggaggggacaatggggacaggaggggacaggggggacagaggggacaggaggggacaagaggggacaggaggggacaatggggacaggaggggacaatggggatagaggggacaatggggacgggggggacaggagggacaagggggacagaggggacagggaggggacaatggggacagaggggacaagaggggacaggagggacaacgggggggacaggagaggacagagGCAACaggaggggacaatggggacagagaggggacaagaggggacaatggggacaggagggacaggaggggacaatggggacaggaggggacaatggggacagaggggacaatggggacagaggggacaggagggacaggaggggacagagggcacaggagggacaatggggacagagaggggacaagaggggacagagaggggacaatggggacagggaggggacaatggggatagaggggacaggaggggacaatggggacaggaggggacaggaggggacaatggggacaggagggacaacgggggggacagggaggggacaatgAGGGAGGAAataggggaaaagaaaggggacaggagggacaaggtggggacaggagaggggacaggagggacagaggggacagaaggGGACAATGAGGGAGGAAAtaggggaaaaggaaggggacaggagggacagggacaggaggggacaggagggacagaggggacagggtgggaaataggggaaaaatgggggggaagaggggaaaaggaagggggcaggagggacaaggggggacaggggacaggagaggggacaggaggggacaatGAGGGGGGAAAtaggggaaaaggaaggggacaggggacagggacaggagggacagggacaggagggacagggacaggagggacagggacaggaggggacagagaggggacaatagtggggaaatgggggaaaaatgggggaagaggaagggggCAGGAAGGACAAGGATGGGACGGGGGGACAAGgggggacaaggacaggagggacaaggggggacaaggacaggagTGACAAGgggggacaaggacaggaggggacagtggcggggaaatgggggaaaaatggtggagaagaggagaaaaaagggaaaaaaaatgtgacaaaaataaggaagaaagacggaaaagagacaaaaaaccgtgggggaaaaaaaagtttaaaaaaagcataaaaaaacccaaggaaaaactcagaaaaaaaaccctcaaaaaaagaggtggaaaaaaaagcgggaaaacagcagaaaagagggaaaaaaggaggaaaaggcgaggatgaggaagggctgGGCTGACCTGGTACTGGGGGCTGTCCTCGGGCACCTGGTCCAGCTGGCGGCCCAGCGCTGCCAGGCGCTCGTTGATGCCGTCCATGTGCGCACACAGCTCCTTGTAACGCCGCAGATCCCGCGCAAACTCCTCCTTGTAGCGCCGGCGGGAGCCCGGGGACACCACCGGGGGgaacagcctggaggggagaggggacacggggtgaCCATGGGGGGACACCACCGGGGGgaacagcctggaggggagaggggacagggtgaCCATGGGGGGACACCAccggggggacaatggggggacaccACCGGGGGGAAcagcctggaggggacaggggacacgggggtgaccATGGGGGGACACCACCGGGGGgaacagcctggaggggagaggggacacggggtgaCCATGGGGGGACAAcag
This window harbors:
- the NR2F6 gene encoding nuclear receptor subfamily 2 group F member 6 isoform X13 — its product is MFRDSERFWRRGVVPKFQDSERFSSRGVVPKSLGIPKGFGVLALSPRVLGSWHCPKMFWDSERFWSHGVVPKSFGIPKGFGVLALSQKVLGFQEVLEAWCCPKRFWDSRKFWNRGVVPKGFGIPRSFGVLALSPRVLGSWCCPKMFRDSERFWRRGVVPKGFGIPGSFGATGLSQKVLEPWCCPKKFWDPKRLWGPGVVPKSFGIPGSFGVVGLSQKVLGSQKVLGSWHCHQEFWGPGVVPRSLGIPKGFGVLELSQKVLGFQEVLGSWHCHQEFWGPSVVPKCFGVPKGFWCPGIVTKNFGVVTLSQKVLGSWCCPKKFWDSKRFWGRGIVPKISGIPKSFGVVVLSPKMEGTQRGGQSHPPTPGFRDLGFQDFGISGFWDFRILGFQDDSRPMESSLRHINSLINAN
- the NR2F6 gene encoding nuclear receptor subfamily 2 group F member 6 isoform X3; translation: MVLSQKVLGFQKVLGSWHCPKRFWDSKKFWRHGVVPKGFGIPGSFGTVGLSQKVLGFQEVLGSWHCHQEFWGPGVVPKCFGILKGFGGVGLSQKVLGFQEVLEPRGCPKRFWSRGVVPKSFGIPKGFGVLVLSQKVLGFQEVLESWGCPKKFWDPKRFWGPGIVPKGFGIPRGFGVLALSPRVLGSQRCPEMFWGSKRFLVSWNCHQEFWGRDIVPKGFGVLVLSQEVLGFQKVLGSWHCPKNFWDPKKFWGRGVVPKDGGDTERGTEPPPHTGISGFGISGFWDFRILGFQDFGIPGRFPADGILAPPYKLIN
- the NR2F6 gene encoding nuclear receptor subfamily 2 group F member 6 isoform X23, whose amino-acid sequence is MFWDSERFWSHGVVPKSFGIPKGFGVLALSQKVLGFQEVLEAWCCPKRFWDSRKFWNRGVVPKGFGIPRSFGVLALSPRVLGSWCCPKMFRDSERFWRRGVVPKGFGIPGSFGATGLSQKVLEPWCCPKKFWDPKRLWGPGVVPKSFGIPGSFGVVGLSQKVLGSQKVLGSWHCHQEFWGPGVVPRSLGIPKGFGVLELSQKVLGFQEVLGSWHCHQEFWGPSVVPKCFGVPKGFWCPGIVTKNFGVVTLSQKVLGSWCCPKKFWDSKRFWGRGIVPKISGIPKSFGVVVLSPKMEGTQRGGQSHPPTPGFRDLGFQDFGISGFWDFRILGFQDDSRPMESSLRHINSLINAN
- the NR2F6 gene encoding nuclear receptor subfamily 2 group F member 6 isoform X15; translated protein: MFRDSERFWSRGVVPKCFGIPRGFGVLALSPRVLGSWHCPKMFWDSERFWSHGVVPKSFGIPKGFGVLALSQKVLGFQEVLEAWCCPKRFWDSRKFWNRGVVPKGFGIPRSFGVLALSPRVLGSWCCPKMFRDSERFWRRGVVPKGFGIPGSFGATGLSQKVLEPWCCPKKFWDPKRLWGPGVVPKSFGIPGSFGVVGLSQKVLGSQKVLGSWHCHQEFWGPGVVPRSLGIPKGFGVLELSQKVLGFQEVLGSWHCHQEFWGPSVVPKCFGVPKGFWCPGIVTKNFGVVTLSQKVLGSWCCPKKFWDSKRFWGRGIVPKISGIPKSFGVVVLSPKMEGTQRGGQSHPPTPGFRDLGFQDFGISGFWDFRILGFQDDSRPMESSLRHINSLINAN
- the NR2F6 gene encoding nuclear receptor subfamily 2 group F member 6 isoform X1 — protein: MFWDSERFWSHGVVPKSFGIPKGFGVLALSQKVLGFQEVLEAWCCPKRFWDSRKFWNRGVVPKGFGIPRSFGVLALSPRVLGSWCCPKMFRDSERFWRRGVVPKGFGIPGSFGATGLSQKVLEPWCCPKKFWDPKRLWGPGVVPKSFGIPGSFGVVGLSQKVLGSQKVLGSWHCHQEFWGPGVVPRSLGIPKGFWCPGIVTKNFGVVTLSQKVLGSWCCPKKFWDSKRFWGRGIVPKISGIPKSFGVVVLSPKMEGTQRGGQSHPPTPGFRDLGFQDFGISGFWDFRILGFQDDSRPMESSLRHINSLINAN
- the NR2F6 gene encoding nuclear receptor subfamily 2 group F member 6 isoform X11 is translated as MVLSQKVLGFQKVLGSWHCPKRFWDSKKFWRHGVVPKGFGIPRSFGVLALSPRVLGSWCCPKMFRDSERFWRRGVVPKGFGIPGSFGATGLSQKVLEPWCCPKKFWDPKRLWGPGVVPKSFGIPGSFGVVGLSQKVLGSQKVLGSWHCHQEFWGPGVVPRSLGIPKGFGVLELSQKVLGFQEVLGSWHCHQEFWGPSVVPKCFGVPKGFWCPGIVTKNFGVVTLSQKVLGSWCCPKKFWDSKRFWGRGIVPKISGIPKSFGVVVLSPKMEGTQRGGQSHPPTPGFRDLGFQDFGISGFWDFRILGFQDDSRPMESSLRHINSLINAN
- the NR2F6 gene encoding nuclear receptor subfamily 2 group F member 6 isoform X17; amino-acid sequence: MFRDSERFWRRGVVPKGFGILKGFGAVGLSQNVLGFQEVLGSWHCHQEFWGPGIVPKCFGILKGFGAMVLSQKVLGFQKVLGSWHCPKRFWDSKKFWRHGVVPKGFGIPRSFGVLALSPRVLGSWCCPKMFRDSERFWRRGVVPKGFGIPGSFGATGLSQKVLEPWCCPKKFWDPKRLWGPGVVPKSFGIPGSFGVVGLSQKVLGSQKVLGSWHCHQEFWGPGVVPRSLGIPKGFGVLELSQKVLGFQEVLGSWHCHQEFWGPSVVPKCFGVPKGFWCPGIVTKNFGVVTLSQKVLGSWCCPKKFWDSKRFWGRGIVPKISGIPKSFGVVVLSPKMEGTQRGGQSHPPTPGFRDLGFQDFGISGFWDFRILGFQDDSRPMESSLRHINSLINAN